The DNA window tagtgaccttttttACCATTCACTCTCAAAGTTTTGGTGCAAAGCTATCGGTGTCATCCAACATTTCTCTGAAAGTGCAGTAATCAACTAAGTACTTGGAAAACATGCAATCCGAACTTTAACCCTctcaaccaaaaagaaaaaggaccgCCTAGCCTTGAAGCACGATGAGTTATAGTTACTCAGTGTCAAGACTTTGTCGTTGCTATCACTTTTTTCTGTTCccttttgggcagaatttgCGCTCACTATTACATTTCCCTGAGAAGCGTTATTAGGCAGCAAGCTTGACTTTTGTAGCCAAGAAGTTGGGAACAACTATGAACCATCAAAGGTGAGCATCAGTTTGAGCAGTCAAATCCAACACTGACTGCAAAAATAAAAGACTTTTTTCTAAACGTTTTATAGTTTTTAGCGTATCATTTTTGTACCTGATAATCTGTGTTGACAGCCTAATAAGACCTACAAAAATGTCCATTTGAATGTCCAATGGTTTAAACTTTAAAGCAAAGAAAATATCAATTCATGCTACACTGAAAAGGAGATCCACTACAAAAGAACAACACTAACGACAatgaaaaattataaaatttctgCACAGGCTTACTGATTAAAAAAATGCATCACAGAAATTCATTGCTCAAAATGGTTGCGCCCCCTTAAAGCTGAGCAAAGGATGGAATATGCTCATCAGAGATCTTCAGATGATGGAATAAGCATATGGACTATAAAGGGTACAACCATGCATTGATACTTGCATTTGCGCTGCTGTTACAATGAACTTAACTATACAATTGAGGGGGGAAGAGCAACTTAAAATGGGAGGGTAGAAGCCTTTACCCCGATTCTGCATTTGATTCCAGTTTTTCTTCTGATGATGTCCTAGAATGGCAATGAGAAAAGAGTGGTGGTGGAATATCAACACTCAATGTGCCTTCTAGCACCTTAACTACCTCGCCCATTGAAGGTCTCATCCGTGCATCAGCTTGCAGGCACCAGAATGCAATTCTCAATGCTCGTTGCAACTCATCTGAACTCACACTTCCTTCCAATCGACTATCAACTATTTCGTAGCTTTGGTCAGCTAGCCATTTTTCATATGCCCATTCACAAGCATCATCTGCATTTTGGCTTCCACTCATTATTTTCACCAACATCTTCCCAAAATCTCTAACATCTGCCTCTGCAGTTTGTTCGGTGTCTGATTCTTCACTAAGAAAAGTCTGCAACCCAAATTCACTCACCTTGACTTCAAAGTTATCATCTAAAAGCACATTTTCACATTTTAAATTCCCGTGACTTACGTAAACTCTACATCCTGTATGCAAGTAATAAATAGCCCTTGCCACTGCTAAGCAAATGCTTATCCTTCTTCTCCAAGTCAATCTCTTGCACATTTTTGGATCTTCCAAACAATCTCCAAGTGAGCCGTTCTTTGCAAATTCATAGACCAAGAGCCTGTTGCTTGAATCACAACAGTAACCATCCAACTTTAACAGATTCTTATGAAATATACTTCCTATTTTAGAAACTGCACTCCTGAACTTCCTTTCTTCAATGCTTGTAGCCAAATCTTTGATTGCAACTGGTCGTTTATCTGGAAGTACACCTTTGAACACCTTGGGACCAATCTTGTGCTTAAAATTCTCTGTCAGCTCAGTAATCTCAGCATATGATAACATGATACAACCTCCGGTATTAGGATCCACATTACTAAAATCAGTTTTCTTCCTGATATATTTTCTTCTCCTCAAAAAGTAGAATCCAGCACAAAGTTGGATCACAAGAATTATGCCAAATGTTCCTGCAGCAACTCCAATAAGACAAGGAATGCAGATTTTCCGCGATGACTTTTGAATAAGTTTAGATTCAGGGGATTGAGGTAAAACTGCAACAGGATCTGAACATGTCTTTATCAGAGATATAGAACCCAATGAAGGATCAGACTTGCCACTCATATATCTAGTGTTTTTTATTCGGCATTGTGGAGTGCCATTGTTTATGAAGGTTACAGCAGTACAACGTGGGTCTTTCTCACACAAGGTTTTACATTCTTGCAGGTTGGTATGGACAATTGTATCGTTAGGCGGGTAAATTCCATATAGAAAAGTATGCTCATACAGAATCAGGGAAGAACCAGAATCACAATTTTCATCAGAGGAAGCCAAACATTTTGAGTTAAACTCACCAGCTGGCATGTATGGACATTTGCAAACTGGTAAGCCAGACTCGTTGAATACACAAATGCCATGGACGCCACAAGTTGCAAATACATCACACTGATTGTTGACAGCTTGCCAAACAGATCTCCATGAGCTTGAAGCATTTTGCCAAGAGTACAACCGAAGATTTCCATCAGCATCCAGCCTAAGAAACCGAAAATGTATGTTCGAATCATTGTGGTCGTCTCCAAAAATGGACCAAATAGACTTGGATGTTTGGTCAATTAATTGCAGTGTTCCATCAGCACTAAGTATTGCTCGATGAGCTGACTGGGATGGATTCCCACTGGTCCAGTAAATGATGCTAGTTTCCCACCTAAGTTGCAATTGACCAGAGTCACCCATATAAAGACTGTAATAGCTCGAAACAGGACTGTTACTAGGAGGCCGGAGTAAATGGGAAGCAGAGAAATTCTGGCCTGGGAGAAGTGTATCAGAGGGATTATCAAAACTCTGCCAAACAGTGCTCTTTTGTTTGTTCAGCAGGACAAAATTACCATCATCACGAAGAAGAGCTGATACGACAGATGCATTACTAGTTTTGCTTGTCCAAGCAGTTATTCCAGTGTCAGAATCAAAAAGAAACAATTCCCCACTCTCATCAAGCTGGAAATATGACTTGTTACCAACTTTAAGGTCTGCTCCAGCCACCCAAACCACTGTTTGCTTATCTATAGGGATCGAACTTGAATTAAAGTGAATGCCAACTTTATATAGGTTGAAATAACTAAAAAATCCAATTGCAAAATCCCCATTGGAGGAGACCCAAAAGTTGTTATCTTCTACCGAGATTTTGGAGCCTAGTCGAATTTCTGAACTGACAACAAAGTTAAGGAGCAGGGTAAGAGAAATACAGAGCTGGACTGCTGTACTGAAGATCAATTTTTCTTGTCTAAGCATATCTGCATATGCTCAAAGATGAAGATAGCAACAGAATTGGACCACATCCAGCTGCCGCAGAACAAGAAGCAATGATTCAAATCTAACAGGGCAACAATTAAGCTAACAAAATTGCTAAGCTTTGAAACACGAGGAAACCTGTAGTTGCTTGGAAAAGACAAGCAGAAAGAAATGGCTATCATTTCACCATAG is part of the Coffea eugenioides isolate CCC68of chromosome 6, Ceug_1.0, whole genome shotgun sequence genome and encodes:
- the LOC113772899 gene encoding G-type lectin S-receptor-like serine/threonine-protein kinase SD3-1, encoding MLRQEKLIFSTAVQLCISLTLLLNFVVSSEIRLGSKISVEDNNFWVSSNGDFAIGFFSYFNLYKVGIHFNSSSIPIDKQTVVWVAGADLKVGNKSYFQLDESGELFLFDSDTGITAWTSKTSNASVVSALLRDDGNFVLLNKQKSTVWQSFDNPSDTLLPGQNFSASHLLRPPSNSPVSSYYSLYMGDSGQLQLRWETSIIYWTSGNPSQSAHRAILSADGTLQLIDQTSKSIWSIFGDDHNDSNIHFRFLRLDADGNLRLYSWQNASSSWRSVWQAVNNQCDVFATCGVHGICVFNESGLPVCKCPYMPAGEFNSKCLASSDENCDSGSSLILYEHTFLYGIYPPNDTIVHTNLQECKTLCEKDPRCTAVTFINNGTPQCRIKNTRYMSGKSDPSLGSISLIKTCSDPVAVLPQSPESKLIQKSSRKICIPCLIGVAAGTFGIILVIQLCAGFYFLRRRKYIRKKTDFSNVDPNTGGCIMLSYAEITELTENFKHKIGPKVFKGVLPDKRPVAIKDLATSIEERKFRSAVSKIGSIFHKNLLKLDGYCCDSSNRLLVYEFAKNGSLGDCLEDPKMCKRLTWRRRISICLAVARAIYYLHTGCRVYVSHGNLKCENVLLDDNFEVKVSEFGLQTFLSEESDTEQTAEADVRDFGKMLVKIMSGSQNADDACEWAYEKWLADQSYEIVDSRLEGSVSSDELQRALRIAFWCLQADARMRPSMGEVVKVLEGTLSVDIPPPLFSHCHSRTSSEEKLESNAESG